TTCACGACCAAGCAAGAAAATAGTGTCTGGCAATTCTGGACCGTGCATTTCTCCTGAAACAGCAATACGGATTGGCATGAAAAGGTTTTTCCCTTTGATTCCTGTTTCTTTTTGAACAGCCTTAATCTGAGGGAAAATGTTTTCAACAACAAACTCATCATCAGACATAGCTTCGAGTTTGGCTTTAAAAGCCTCAAGTACTGTTGGTACTGTTTCACCAGCCATAACTTCTTTTTCAGCATCTGTCAATTCTGGGAAATCTTCAAAGAAGAGATCTGTAAGAGGGACAATTTCTTCTGCAGCTGTCATTTGTGGTTTGTAGAGTTCCACTAATTTTTCAGCTTTATCTGTTAAACGACCAGCTTCTTCCAAGAAAGGTTTGCAAAGAGCAAAGACCTTATCGAAATCTGCATTCTTAATGTAGTCGTTACTCATCCAATCCAATTTCTTCTGATCAAAGGCCGCTGGTGACTTACTTAGACGGTTTTCATCAAAAAGTTTAATGAGTTCTTCACGAGAAAAGATTTCGTCTTCACCGCCAGGATTCCAACCAAGCAGAGCAATGAAGTTGAATACTGCTTCTGGAAGGTAACCTTTTTTACGGTAGTCTTCGATAAACTGAAGGGTGTTAGTATCACGTTTAGACAACTTCTTACCAGTTTCAGAATTGATGATAAGGGTCATGTGTCCAAACTCAGGTGCTTCCCAACCAAGAGCTTCATAAACCATGAGTTGTTTTGGTGTATTGGCAATATGGTCATCTCCACGGATAACGTGTGAGATTTGCATATCGTGGTCATCAACAACTAC
The DNA window shown above is from Streptococcus salivarius and carries:
- the gltX gene encoding glutamate--tRNA ligase, encoding MAKDIRVRYAPSPTGLLHIGNARTALFNYLYARHHGGTFIIRIEDTDRKRHVEDGERSQLDNLRWLGIDWDESPETHENYRQSERLPLYQKYIDQLLAEGKAYKSYVTEEELAAERERQEAAGEPPRYINEFLGMTEEEKAAYIAEREAAGIVPTVRLAVNESGIYKWHDIVKGDIEFEGGNIGGDWVIQKKDGYPTYNFAVVVDDHDMQISHVIRGDDHIANTPKQLMVYEALGWEAPEFGHMTLIINSETGKKLSKRDTNTLQFIEDYRKKGYLPEAVFNFIALLGWNPGGEDEIFSREELIKLFDENRLSKSPAAFDQKKLDWMSNDYIKNADFDKVFALCKPFLEEAGRLTDKAEKLVELYKPQMTAAEEIVPLTDLFFEDFPELTDAEKEVMAGETVPTVLEAFKAKLEAMSDDEFVVENIFPQIKAVQKETGIKGKNLFMPIRIAVSGEMHGPELPDTIFLLGREKSIKHIDKVLATL